A genome region from Nocardioides cynanchi includes the following:
- a CDS encoding glycosyltransferase family 4 protein yields the protein MSKVLLVGKGYPDRGGIPTFLHTLQGGELGQLHDITFLNVAHFGTPEGGEVTAGNIGRTLQDARRVFRMAKGQDVVHLHSALAPAVTVARAGLLAAAGRLRGAKVIVHAHGGNIETWLTSRRTRLLMRLAMLPASHVVAVWSAGERTLAGALGSAKVSLIDNGVDVERFVPAAVDHRPPRILYVGLLTPRKGVLDLIEASRLLKQDGVEHELLLVGGMPDEGPEAAAPVLAAADGVAQLLGTRPPEEMPAAYADADLFCLPSWWEAMPLSVLEAMAAGLPVVASDVGDVSRLVTPECGAVVPVKDPVRLAAALRTLLADPELRRQQGEASRKRAVEHFSSSATALAIDRVFHDVRR from the coding sequence GTGAGCAAGGTGCTGCTCGTCGGCAAGGGGTACCCGGACCGCGGAGGCATCCCGACATTCCTCCACACCCTCCAGGGCGGAGAGCTGGGTCAGCTGCACGACATCACGTTCCTCAACGTCGCCCACTTCGGGACACCTGAAGGCGGCGAGGTGACCGCAGGCAACATCGGCCGAACCCTGCAGGACGCGCGTCGGGTGTTCCGGATGGCGAAGGGCCAGGACGTCGTGCACCTCCACTCCGCGCTGGCGCCGGCCGTGACCGTCGCTCGAGCCGGGCTGCTGGCCGCCGCCGGTCGGCTGCGCGGCGCCAAGGTCATCGTGCACGCCCACGGCGGCAACATCGAGACCTGGCTGACCTCGCGGCGCACTCGTCTCCTGATGCGCCTGGCGATGCTTCCGGCGAGCCACGTGGTCGCGGTGTGGTCGGCAGGGGAGCGGACGCTGGCTGGGGCCCTGGGGTCGGCGAAGGTGAGCCTGATCGACAACGGCGTCGACGTCGAGCGCTTCGTCCCGGCTGCGGTCGACCACCGTCCCCCTCGCATCCTGTACGTCGGGCTGCTGACCCCCCGCAAGGGGGTGCTCGACCTGATCGAGGCGTCGAGGCTGCTGAAGCAGGACGGTGTCGAGCACGAGCTCCTGCTGGTCGGCGGGATGCCCGACGAGGGACCCGAGGCAGCAGCGCCGGTCCTGGCGGCGGCCGACGGGGTCGCCCAGCTGCTCGGCACCCGGCCGCCGGAGGAGATGCCGGCCGCGTACGCCGACGCCGACCTCTTCTGCCTGCCGTCGTGGTGGGAGGCGATGCCGCTGTCGGTGCTCGAGGCGATGGCGGCCGGGTTGCCGGTGGTCGCGAGCGATGTGGGTGACGTGTCCAGGCTGGTGACCCCCGAGTGCGGGGCCGTGGTGCCGGTCAAGGATCCGGTGCGACTGGCGGCGGCCCTCCGCACCCTGCTGGCGGATCCCGAGCTGCGGCGGCAGCAGGGCGAAGCGAGCCGGAAGCGCGCCGTCGAGCACTTCTCCAGCTCCGCGACGGCGCTGGCGATCGACCGCGTGTTCCACGATGTGAGACGCTGA
- a CDS encoding sulfotransferase family protein, which yields MDEGPVFIVGSMRSGSTMLRLILDSHPRIAIGAETGFMGALLANRRIPGWKHGAEWFGRIGWSADELDARLREFYGGMFLRHAQSQGKVRWGDKTPFHTSHIPEMAEVFPDAAFVGIVRHPGAVAASLHRSFHYAFDEAVGYWCDVNRQMLVAAGELGDRFTMCRYEDLVSGSERVLRELMPAIGEEFDDALLRHHEVQRAQGAPKLTDGSTSSRDPIDARRAERWADEITPEQLLTLAEAVPIAAALGYTATGTGAFPAGAHEWTASGTELAGLFAGQPALLDGGGGTPLDLDADPAELARRLVQVEAALARTRGRRAVRLADAARRVQHGRTWADVKAASAMLRRDGRAR from the coding sequence ATGGACGAGGGACCGGTCTTCATCGTCGGCTCGATGCGCTCGGGTTCGACCATGCTCCGGCTCATCCTCGACAGCCATCCGCGCATCGCCATCGGGGCGGAGACCGGGTTCATGGGCGCCCTGCTCGCCAACCGCCGGATCCCCGGTTGGAAGCACGGGGCCGAGTGGTTCGGCAGGATCGGCTGGAGCGCCGACGAGCTGGACGCGCGCCTTCGCGAGTTCTACGGCGGCATGTTCCTGCGGCACGCCCAGTCGCAGGGCAAGGTGCGCTGGGGTGACAAGACGCCGTTCCACACCTCCCACATCCCGGAGATGGCCGAGGTGTTTCCGGATGCCGCCTTCGTGGGCATCGTCCGCCACCCCGGAGCGGTCGCCGCATCGCTGCACCGGAGCTTCCACTACGCCTTCGACGAGGCCGTCGGCTACTGGTGTGATGTGAACCGCCAGATGCTGGTCGCCGCGGGGGAGCTGGGCGACCGGTTCACGATGTGCCGTTACGAAGACCTCGTCAGCGGAAGCGAGAGGGTCTTGAGGGAGCTGATGCCCGCGATCGGTGAGGAGTTCGACGACGCCCTGCTGCGACACCACGAGGTGCAGCGCGCTCAGGGCGCCCCGAAGCTCACCGACGGCAGCACCAGCTCACGTGACCCGATCGATGCTCGCCGCGCGGAGCGATGGGCTGACGAGATCACTCCCGAGCAGCTGCTGACGCTGGCCGAGGCGGTGCCGATCGCGGCGGCTCTCGGATACACCGCGACCGGCACCGGTGCGTTCCCGGCCGGCGCTCACGAGTGGACCGCGAGCGGCACCGAGCTCGCCGGGCTGTTCGCCGGGCAGCCGGCGCTGCTCGACGGAGGCGGGGGCACGCCTCTCGACCTCGACGCCGACCCGGCCGAGCTGGCCCGGCGGCTGGTCCAGGTGGAGGCTGCGCTGGCCCGGACCAGGGGGCGGCGTGCGGTCCGGTTGGCGGACGCCGCGAGGCGCGTCCAGCACGGACGGACCTGGGCCGATGTGAAGGCCGCGTCCGCCATGCTGCGCCGCGACGGCCGGGCCAGATGA